One window of Nymphaea colorata isolate Beijing-Zhang1983 chromosome 1, ASM883128v2, whole genome shotgun sequence genomic DNA carries:
- the LOC116255829 gene encoding S-locus-specific glycoprotein S13-like — protein METLEGVELLLQPHGRRILFRPFLLAFCFILLQFHPRLSGDTISAGHFITGNQTITSKGGKFELGYFSLGSPARYYIGIWYTDVKDDNVVWVANRDTPLQNNIAELKISEDGSSLVIQTKSGSLIWSTNSTPTPSSHPAARVAVLQNNGNLALMDGNSSSAAVVWESFDHPTDTFLPDGRVGVNKVTKQYIAITSWKSKDDPSSGLLSQKINPNGSLELPLY, from the coding sequence ATGGAGACTTTAGAAGGTGTCGAGCTTTTGCTGCAGCCGCATGGCCGGAGGATTTTATTTCGGCCTTTCTTGTTGGCCTTCTGCTTCATACTCCTGCAGTTCCATCCACGTCTTTCGGGAGACACCATCTCTGCAGGCCATTTTATAACGGGAAATCAAACAATCACCTCTAAAGGTGGGAAGTTTGAACTGGGCTACTTTTCTCTTGGCAGTCCAGCCAGATACTATATAGGCATATGGTACACGGACGTCAAGGATGACAACGTGGTGTGGGTGGCCAACAGAGACACGCCTCTCCAAAACAACATAGCCGAATTGAAGATCTCAGAAGATGGTAGCAGCTTGGTCATTCAGACTAAATCTGGCTCCCTGATCTGGTCGACAAACTCGACACCAACTCCATCATCTCACCCTGCAGCAAGAGTTGCTGTTCTTCAGAACAATGGCAATCTTGCTCTGATGGATGGAAATTCTTCCAGCGCCGCTGTTGTATGGGAGAGTTTCGACCATCCCACCGATACGTTCCTGCCCGATGGACGAGTGGGAGTGAACAAAGTCACCAAGCAATACATAGCGATCACCTCATGGAAGAGCAAAGACGACCCTTCTTCTGGTCTTTTATCTCAAAAGATTAATCCAAACGGAAGCCTCGAGCTCCCGTTGTACTGA
- the LOC116255797 gene encoding G-type lectin S-receptor-like serine/threonine-protein kinase At4g03230 — protein MVKLPPLSPATLLLLLGLLVCEVVVEGSGFRCTTDGTCQALVGYTPEKETTIEQIISLFQIPSRTDFLEINSRPPTTPLTLAIPANQTVRVPFTCRCEQGTGNCDGISPYYVVKEGDTLDYIANSVFGHLVDAKSLATVGHVPDGSRIKPGAILWIPLPCSCDRVDGAQVTHYAVVVQKNDTLNVIAARYNTTAAQLAKLNNLNNPGSVVAGQVLDVPLPLQAANRPTANNTKGSSPRAGAGKRSLLLKVVLPVTLVVIFDAVIGIYCYWRWKAKASAAANFGTAIDETDNHEIPFFQLEVIMAATGNFSESNKLGQGGFGPVYKGTLAEGQEVAVKRLSHLSKQGYEEFMNEVKITSKLQHKNLVQLLGCCVEGEEKILIYEYMPNRSLNRFLFDPALSKQLVWEQRFEIILGIARGLQYLHQESRVKLIHRDLKTSNVLLDGDLRPKISDFGVARAFASDQTPGNTQRVVGTYGYMSPEYAMKGRYSTKSDVFSFGVIILEIVSGKKMARFHDVEHSLNLSGHAWKLWNEGRWLEFLDPVLDNSSQLDQVKKCVNVGLLCVQSDAADRPTMSSIVLMLSSDYAVLPKPKRPAYSYRVKHSDESSSNAETDTKTSTSEVTITALESR, from the exons atggtTAAGCTGCCGCCATTGTCTCCGGCGACTCTGCTTCTACTGTTGGGGCTGCTCGTGTGTGAGGTCGTGGTGGAGGGATCGGGGTTCAGATGCACCACCGACGGCACCTGCCAGGCGCTGGTGGGCTACACACCGGAAAAGGAGACCACCATCGAGCAAATCATCAGTCTGTTTCAAATTCCCTCCCGCACTGACTTTCTCGAAATAAACTCTCGCCCACCGACCACTCCCTTGACCCTCGCCATCCCCGCCAATCAGACGGTCAGAGTCCCCTTCACCTGCCGCTGCGAGCAAGGGACGGGCAACTGCGACGGGATCAGCCCATATTACGTCGTTAAGGAAGGGGACACCCTCGACTACATCGCCAACTCCGTCTTCGGGCACCTCGTCGACGCCAAGTCCCTCGCAACCGTCGGCCATGTCCCCGATGGCAGCAGGATCAAGCCGGGCGCCATACTCTGGATTCCGCTGCCCTGTAGCTGCGACCGTGTCGACGGCGCTCAGGTGACGCATTACGCGGTCGTCGTCCAGAAGAACGACACTTTGAATGTTATCGCTGCTCGGTACAACACGACCGCGGCCCAACTGGCGAAGCTCAACAACCTGAACAACCCCGGCTCTGTCGTCGCCGGACAGGTTCTCGACGTTCCTCTTCCCCTCCAGGCTGCCAATCGACCAACTGCTAACAATACCAAGGGGTCCTCCCCAAGAGCCG GTGCAGGAAAGAGAAGTTTGTTGCTGAAAGTTGTCTTGCCGGTTACTCTCGTAGTAATTTTCGATGCTGTTATCGGAATCTACTGTTATTGGAGGTGGAAAGCGAAAGCATCAG CTGCAGCTAACTTTGGAACAGCAATAGATGAAACCGACAACCATGAGATTCCATTCTTTCAGCTAGAGGTTATCATGGCAGCAACCGGCAACTTTTCTGAATCGAATAAGCTTGGTCAGGGGGGCTTCGGTCCTGTTTATAAG GGCACGCTAGCAGAGGGGCAGGAAGTGGCAGTGAAGAGGTTATCCCACCTCTCAAAACAAGGATACGAAGAGTTTATGAATGAAGTCAAGATAACATCCAAGCTTCAGCATAAAAATCTGGTTCAGCTTTTAGGGTGCTGCGttgaaggagaagagaaaatatTGATCTATGAATACATGCCCAACAGGAGTCTGAATAGATTTCTTTTCG ATCCAGCTCTGAGCAAGCAGTTGGTTTGGGAGCAGCGCTTTGAGATCATCCTCGGGATTGCTAGGGGGCTTCAGTATCTCCACCAAGAGTCACGTGTCAAATTGATACACAGGGATCTTAAAACCAGCAACGTTCTGCTCGATGGTGATTTAAGACCAAAGATTTCAGACTTTGGCGTAGCCAGAGCATTTGCTAGTGACCAAACACCAGGGAATACCCAGAGAGTCGTGGGGACCta TGGATACATGTCTCCAGAATATGCCATGAAAGGTCGCTACTCCACCAAATCCGATGTCTTCAGCTTCGGAGTCATAATTCTAGAGATAGTAAGTGGGAAGAAGATGGCAAGATTTCACGATGTGGAGCACTCTCTCAACCTTTCTGGACAT GCATGGAAGCTATGGAATGAGGGGAGGTGGTTGGAGTTCCTTGATCCAGTTTTAGACAACTCAAGCCAACTAGATCAGGTGAAGAAGTGCGTCAATGTGGGTCTTCTATGCGTTCAATCAGATGCAGCTGACCGCCCCACCATGTCCTCTATTGTTCTTATGCTTAGCAGTGATTATGCAGTGCTCCCTAAACCTAAAAGACCAGCCTATTCCTACAGAGTCAAACATTCAGATGAAAGTTCATCTAATGCAGAAACTGACACTAAGACTTCCACAAGTGAAGTCACAATTACAGCTTTGGAGTCCCGGTAA
- the LOC116255772 gene encoding G-type lectin S-receptor-like serine/threonine-protein kinase At4g03230 isoform X3, protein MSGRHRHLRQEPRVHRQARRYSRLYCYQRLLEARRCQVPRGRQRQQRSLQDEYGPGVADSVALQLRPRRWLSGDALCTRRGEERHSEENRRRVQRHYDPIGEAQQRKQHRLCPRRTGPRCSPSFTRYQLDNYQRDLLDCAGAGKKASQLIIILPSTLVAVLCAVVGTYCFWRWRRKQSAAQERYHSETIYLGKGANESDDPELPLFKLGVIMEITNNFSESNKLGQGGFGPVYKGTLPGEQDVAVKRLSQGSKQGYEEFMNEVKLIAKLQHKNLVQLLGCCVEREERILIYEYMPNKSLDKFLFDPTLSTQLVWEKRFEIMVGIARGLQYLHQESRLKVIHRDLKTGNILLDGALNPKISDFGLARAFSGDHTQVNTHRVVGTFGYMPPEYAMEGRYSTKSDVFSFGVIVLEIVSGQKMTTFHNVEYSLNLLGHAWKLWNEERGVELLDPILDNLCHIDQLMKCINVGLLCVQTDAADRPTMSSIVLMLSSDLAVLPKPKQPAYSYRGKLLEASSSSIESDPKTYTGSELTVTVLEAR, encoded by the exons ATGTCAGGACGGCATCGGCACCTCCGACAAGAGCCCCGTGTACATCGTCAAGCCAGGCGATACTCTCGACTATATTGCTACCAGCGTCTTCTCGAGGCTCGTCGATGCCAAGTCCCTCGCGGCCGTCAGCGGCAGCAGCGATCCCTCCAAGACGAATACGGGCCAGGTGTTGCGGATTCCGTTGCCCTGCAGCTGCGACCGCGTCGATGGCTCTCCGGTGACGCATTATGCACTCGTCGTGGAGAAGAACGACACTCTGAGGAGAATCGCCGCCGAGTACAACGTCACTATGACCCAATTGGAGAAGCTCAACAACGTAAGCAACACCGCCTCTGTCCTCGCCGGACAGGTCCTCGATGTTCCCCTTCCTTCACAAGATACCAACTCGACAATTACCAACGGGACCTCCTCGACTG TGCAGGTGCAGGGAAGAAAGCCTCACAGCTCATAATCATCTTACCGAGTACCTTAGTTGCGGTTCTGTGTGCGGTTGTAGGGACTTACTGTTTCTGGAGGTGGAGAAGGAAACAATCAG CTGCTCAAGAAAGATATCACTCTGAGACGATTTATCTTGGAAAAGGAGCAAATGAAAGTGATGATCCTGAGTTGCCACTGTTTAAGCTAGGAGTTATCATGGAAATAACCAACAACTTTTCTGAATCAAACAAGCTTGGACAAGGGGGCTTTGGTCCTGTTTATAAA GGTACACTACCAGGGGAGCAGGATGTGGCAGTGAAGAGGCTATCTCAGGGCTCAAAACAAGGCTATGAGGAATTTATGAATGAAGTCAAGTTAATAGCCAAGCTTCAGCATAAAAATCTGGTTCAGCTTTTAGGGTGCTGCgttgaaagagaagagaggataTTGATCTATGAATACATGCCCAACAAAAGCTTGGACaaatttctttttg ATCCAACTCTGAGCACGCAGTTGGTTTGGGAGAAACGCTTTGAGATCATGGTTGGGATTGCTCGGGGACTTCAATATCTCCACCAAGAATCACGCCTCAAAGTGATACACAGGGACCTCAAAACCGGCAACATTCTGCTTGATGGTGCTTTGAACCCAAAAATTTCAGACTTTGGCCTAGCCAGAGCATTTTCTGGTGACCACACTCAAGTGAATACCCACAGAGTAGTGGGGACCTT TGGGTACATGCCTCCAGAATATGCCATGGAAGGTCGCTACTCCACCAAATCTGATGTCTTCAGCTTTGGGGTCATAGTTCTGGAGATAGTGAGTGGGCAGAAGATGACAACCTTCCATAATGTGGAGTACTCCCTTAATCTTCTTGGACAT GCATGGAAACTGTGGAATGAAGAAAGGGGGGTGGAATTGCTTGATCCAATACTAGACAATTTGTGCCACATAGATCAGTTGATGAAGTGCATCAACGTGGGTCTTCTCTGTGTTCAAACAGATGCAGCAGACCGCCCCACTATGTCCTCCATTGTTCTTATGCTGAGCAGTGATTTGGCAGTGTTGCCTAAACCGAAACAGCCAGCCTATTCTTACCGAGGCAAACTTTTGGAAGCGAGTTCATCTTCCATAGAAAGCGATCCTAAGACATACACAGGCAGTGAACTGACAGTAACAGTGTTGGAAGCTCGATAA
- the LOC116255772 gene encoding G-type lectin S-receptor-like serine/threonine-protein kinase At4g03230 isoform X1 — MIRRDTRKEMVKLPVLRSEVVLLVFLFVIVVEWLGFSMSAVTVQGLGFRCATAGTCTALVGYRPLNATTLQEISSRFQIDSFTDLLPRNSLASTTPQTHAVSAQQTIKVPITCRCQDGIGTSDKSPVYIVKPGDTLDYIATSVFSRLVDAKSLAAVSGSSDPSKTNTGQVLRIPLPCSCDRVDGSPVTHYALVVEKNDTLRRIAAEYNVTMTQLEKLNNVSNTASVLAGQVLDVPLPSQDTNSTITNGTSSTGAGKKASQLIIILPSTLVAVLCAVVGTYCFWRWRRKQSAAQERYHSETIYLGKGANESDDPELPLFKLGVIMEITNNFSESNKLGQGGFGPVYKGTLPGEQDVAVKRLSQGSKQGYEEFMNEVKLIAKLQHKNLVQLLGCCVEREERILIYEYMPNKSLDKFLFDPTLSTQLVWEKRFEIMVGIARGLQYLHQESRLKVIHRDLKTGNILLDGALNPKISDFGLARAFSGDHTQVNTHRVVGTFGYMPPEYAMEGRYSTKSDVFSFGVIVLEIVSGQKMTTFHNVEYSLNLLGHAWKLWNEERGVELLDPILDNLCHIDQLMKCINVGLLCVQTDAADRPTMSSIVLMLSSDLAVLPKPKQPAYSYRGKLLEASSSSIESDPKTYTGSELTVTVLEAR; from the exons ATGATTAGAAGAGATACAAGAAAAGAGATGGTGAAGCTGCCGGTTCTGCGATCAGAGGTAGTGTTGCTCGTCTTCTTGTTTGTGATCGTGGTCGAGTGGTTGGGATTCAGCATGTCTGCGGTCACGGTCCAGGGGTTGGGATTCCGGTGCGCCACCGCCGGAACCTGCACGGCTCTGGTGGGTTACAGACCTCTGAATGCGACCACACTCCAGGAGATCTCGTCCCGGTTTCAAATAGATTCGTTCACTGACCTCCTTCCGCGTAACTCCCTCGCTTCGACCACGCCCCAAACCCACGCGGTCTCCGCCCAACAGACGATCAAGGTCCCCATCACCTGCCGATGTCAGGACGGCATCGGCACCTCCGACAAGAGCCCCGTGTACATCGTCAAGCCAGGCGATACTCTCGACTATATTGCTACCAGCGTCTTCTCGAGGCTCGTCGATGCCAAGTCCCTCGCGGCCGTCAGCGGCAGCAGCGATCCCTCCAAGACGAATACGGGCCAGGTGTTGCGGATTCCGTTGCCCTGCAGCTGCGACCGCGTCGATGGCTCTCCGGTGACGCATTATGCACTCGTCGTGGAGAAGAACGACACTCTGAGGAGAATCGCCGCCGAGTACAACGTCACTATGACCCAATTGGAGAAGCTCAACAACGTAAGCAACACCGCCTCTGTCCTCGCCGGACAGGTCCTCGATGTTCCCCTTCCTTCACAAGATACCAACTCGACAATTACCAACGGGACCTCCTCGACTG GTGCAGGGAAGAAAGCCTCACAGCTCATAATCATCTTACCGAGTACCTTAGTTGCGGTTCTGTGTGCGGTTGTAGGGACTTACTGTTTCTGGAGGTGGAGAAGGAAACAATCAG CTGCTCAAGAAAGATATCACTCTGAGACGATTTATCTTGGAAAAGGAGCAAATGAAAGTGATGATCCTGAGTTGCCACTGTTTAAGCTAGGAGTTATCATGGAAATAACCAACAACTTTTCTGAATCAAACAAGCTTGGACAAGGGGGCTTTGGTCCTGTTTATAAA GGTACACTACCAGGGGAGCAGGATGTGGCAGTGAAGAGGCTATCTCAGGGCTCAAAACAAGGCTATGAGGAATTTATGAATGAAGTCAAGTTAATAGCCAAGCTTCAGCATAAAAATCTGGTTCAGCTTTTAGGGTGCTGCgttgaaagagaagagaggataTTGATCTATGAATACATGCCCAACAAAAGCTTGGACaaatttctttttg ATCCAACTCTGAGCACGCAGTTGGTTTGGGAGAAACGCTTTGAGATCATGGTTGGGATTGCTCGGGGACTTCAATATCTCCACCAAGAATCACGCCTCAAAGTGATACACAGGGACCTCAAAACCGGCAACATTCTGCTTGATGGTGCTTTGAACCCAAAAATTTCAGACTTTGGCCTAGCCAGAGCATTTTCTGGTGACCACACTCAAGTGAATACCCACAGAGTAGTGGGGACCTT TGGGTACATGCCTCCAGAATATGCCATGGAAGGTCGCTACTCCACCAAATCTGATGTCTTCAGCTTTGGGGTCATAGTTCTGGAGATAGTGAGTGGGCAGAAGATGACAACCTTCCATAATGTGGAGTACTCCCTTAATCTTCTTGGACAT GCATGGAAACTGTGGAATGAAGAAAGGGGGGTGGAATTGCTTGATCCAATACTAGACAATTTGTGCCACATAGATCAGTTGATGAAGTGCATCAACGTGGGTCTTCTCTGTGTTCAAACAGATGCAGCAGACCGCCCCACTATGTCCTCCATTGTTCTTATGCTGAGCAGTGATTTGGCAGTGTTGCCTAAACCGAAACAGCCAGCCTATTCTTACCGAGGCAAACTTTTGGAAGCGAGTTCATCTTCCATAGAAAGCGATCCTAAGACATACACAGGCAGTGAACTGACAGTAACAGTGTTGGAAGCTCGATAA
- the LOC116255772 gene encoding G-type lectin S-receptor-like serine/threonine-protein kinase At4g03230 isoform X2 — MIRRDTRKEMVKLPVLRSEVVLLVFLFVIVVEWLGFSMSAVTVQGLGFRCATAGTCTALVGYRPLNATTLQEISSRFQIDSFTDLLPRNSLASTTPQTHAVSAQQTIKVPITCRCQDGIGTSDKSPVYIVKPGDTLDYIATSVFSRLVDAKSLAAVSGSSDPSKTNTGQVLRIPLPCSCDRVDGSPVTHYALVVEKNDTLRRIAAEYNVTMTQLEKLNNVSNTASVLAGQVLDVPLPSQDTNSTITNGTSSTGAGKKASQLIIILPSTLVAVLCAVVGTYCFWRWRRKQSAAQERYHSETIYLGKGANESDDPELPLFKLGVIMEITNNFSESNKLGQGGFGPVYKGTLPGEQDVAVKRLSQGSKQGYEEFMNEVKLIAKLQHKNLVQLLGCCVEREERILIYEYMPNKSLDKFLFDPTLSTQLVWEKRFEIMVGIARGLQYLHQESRLKVIHRDLKTGNILLDGALNPKISDFGLARAFSGDHTQVNTHRVVGTFGYMPPEYAMEGRYSTKSDVFSFGVIVLEIVSGQKMTTFHNVEYSLNLLGHVGMETVE, encoded by the exons ATGATTAGAAGAGATACAAGAAAAGAGATGGTGAAGCTGCCGGTTCTGCGATCAGAGGTAGTGTTGCTCGTCTTCTTGTTTGTGATCGTGGTCGAGTGGTTGGGATTCAGCATGTCTGCGGTCACGGTCCAGGGGTTGGGATTCCGGTGCGCCACCGCCGGAACCTGCACGGCTCTGGTGGGTTACAGACCTCTGAATGCGACCACACTCCAGGAGATCTCGTCCCGGTTTCAAATAGATTCGTTCACTGACCTCCTTCCGCGTAACTCCCTCGCTTCGACCACGCCCCAAACCCACGCGGTCTCCGCCCAACAGACGATCAAGGTCCCCATCACCTGCCGATGTCAGGACGGCATCGGCACCTCCGACAAGAGCCCCGTGTACATCGTCAAGCCAGGCGATACTCTCGACTATATTGCTACCAGCGTCTTCTCGAGGCTCGTCGATGCCAAGTCCCTCGCGGCCGTCAGCGGCAGCAGCGATCCCTCCAAGACGAATACGGGCCAGGTGTTGCGGATTCCGTTGCCCTGCAGCTGCGACCGCGTCGATGGCTCTCCGGTGACGCATTATGCACTCGTCGTGGAGAAGAACGACACTCTGAGGAGAATCGCCGCCGAGTACAACGTCACTATGACCCAATTGGAGAAGCTCAACAACGTAAGCAACACCGCCTCTGTCCTCGCCGGACAGGTCCTCGATGTTCCCCTTCCTTCACAAGATACCAACTCGACAATTACCAACGGGACCTCCTCGACTG GTGCAGGGAAGAAAGCCTCACAGCTCATAATCATCTTACCGAGTACCTTAGTTGCGGTTCTGTGTGCGGTTGTAGGGACTTACTGTTTCTGGAGGTGGAGAAGGAAACAATCAG CTGCTCAAGAAAGATATCACTCTGAGACGATTTATCTTGGAAAAGGAGCAAATGAAAGTGATGATCCTGAGTTGCCACTGTTTAAGCTAGGAGTTATCATGGAAATAACCAACAACTTTTCTGAATCAAACAAGCTTGGACAAGGGGGCTTTGGTCCTGTTTATAAA GGTACACTACCAGGGGAGCAGGATGTGGCAGTGAAGAGGCTATCTCAGGGCTCAAAACAAGGCTATGAGGAATTTATGAATGAAGTCAAGTTAATAGCCAAGCTTCAGCATAAAAATCTGGTTCAGCTTTTAGGGTGCTGCgttgaaagagaagagaggataTTGATCTATGAATACATGCCCAACAAAAGCTTGGACaaatttctttttg ATCCAACTCTGAGCACGCAGTTGGTTTGGGAGAAACGCTTTGAGATCATGGTTGGGATTGCTCGGGGACTTCAATATCTCCACCAAGAATCACGCCTCAAAGTGATACACAGGGACCTCAAAACCGGCAACATTCTGCTTGATGGTGCTTTGAACCCAAAAATTTCAGACTTTGGCCTAGCCAGAGCATTTTCTGGTGACCACACTCAAGTGAATACCCACAGAGTAGTGGGGACCTT TGGGTACATGCCTCCAGAATATGCCATGGAAGGTCGCTACTCCACCAAATCTGATGTCTTCAGCTTTGGGGTCATAGTTCTGGAGATAGTGAGTGGGCAGAAGATGACAACCTTCCATAATGTGGAGTACTCCCTTAATCTTCTTGGACATGTTG GCATGGAAACTGTGGAATGA